The window ACCGGGCTGGGCTGGCGCAGTGCGCGATACTGCGGTGAGAACGTCCATTTCCCGCGGCGGCGCTCGGGTAGGTTGTCCTTGCCGTACGGGTGGGCGCACAGCAGCACCGATCGGGGCGTCTCGCCCCGTGGCCGGAACACGTTGACGCGCAACACGGTTCGGTCTCGCGTGGTCACCGGGAGGTCGTGTTCGACGACGATGTCGCCGGGCGGGTCGGTCACCGTCACCGGCGGTGCCGCGGCACTGCGCAATCGCGCCAGTGCGTAGCGCAGCCGGCCGGGCCGTCGCCACGGTGTGTCCAGAGCTAGTGCCACGCACGTGACACTAGCGCCGATCACCAGGCCCGCGGCACCAATCGGTAACGCACCTTCGTCATGTAGTCGCGGTATCCGGTCAGCTCGGCGGAAAGCATCTTCTCTTCGTCAACAATGCGGATCACGAGCAGAACCAGGGCGGCGAACGCGACCAGGAAGCCCCAGTAGGACCCCAACGCGAGCGGCATCCCGATGATCATGACCATGCTGCCGGAGTACATCGGATGCCGCACGATGCCGTACAACCCCGTGGTGACCAACGGCTGGCCCTCCTCGACGACGATGTTGGCCGCGGCGTACCGGTTCTGGAAGACCACCAGCATGGCCATGCCCAGACCGACAGCCACCATCGCATCGCCGAGCACCGAGACGGCGGCGGGCACGGTCGACCAGCCGAACCGGCGGTCGAACCCGGCGACCACCAGCATCCCGAAGAAGCACCCGATGATGCCGACCACCACGGCCTTCTGGACCGGCCGCTTCTCGGCCGTCGGCCCGGCGTGCATACGGCGCTCGACAGTGGCCGGATCGAGCCGGCCCAGGAAGATGGTCGGCACTAGCGACACCGCGGCGAACGTGCCGAGGAACGCCCAGCCCTGCCAATAGTTCAGCGTGCCCGCGGGCAGGAACAGCAGCACCATGAAGCCGACGAGGCTCGCGAGCGATGAGAGTGCCACGCGAAGTGTGTTCGGCACTTGTAACCCCCTAAATGACATCGCGGCGGCGGTAGAGCCAACCCGCGGCCGCTGTGATTGCTATTGCGATGAACGTCATCACGCTCAGTGCCACAACGGAAACCGACGACGGCGCGGTGGTGCGGCCCACCGGCGAGGCGTCGATCAGCCAGCGCGGCAGGCGGAGCAGGCCGCCGAGGTAGAGCGCGGCGATCACGAATGTCACCGCCAGCCAGCCCAGGCCGGGATGGCGCAGCGCCACGCCGAGCGCGGCCACCGCAGCCGCCACCGCCATCGCCGGCAGGAACGCCAGTGCCGCCAGCGTGAGCCGGATGATCGTGTGTGGCTCACCGAGGGTCAGGCCGGCGCCCAGGCCGTTGCCGAAACCGGCGCAGGCCAACAACACCGCCGCACCGGTCAATGCCGCGCCTTGCGCGGACAGCAGCCAACCCCACCGCGACACCGACCCCGCCAGCACCGCCTCACCGAGCCCCGATTCCTCGTCACGGCTCAGGCGGACGATCACCGTCACCACGTAGGCGGTGGTCGCCGCGGCAAGGAACTGCGTCATCGTGGTGTACACACCGTCGGTGCCCTGCGCCGAGAGCACCCGTGCGATCAGCTCGTTGCCGCGGGCGGCGTCGAGTAGTGACGTGGTCATCGAGCCGAAGGCCGCTCCCGCCACCAGCAGGCCGACCGCCCAGCCGATCGTCAATCCGCGGTGAACGACCAGCTGCAGCCCGAAGACACCGCCGACCTGCCGTGCCCCGGGATGCTCGCCCGAGGAGGCCAGCACCGCGTCGTCGTACTGCCGTCGGCCCTCCAGCACCGCCGCCACGCCGATCAATGCCGCGGCCAACACGAGCAGCAGGGCCAGCGGCCACCAGCGCAATGCGACGAACGCGCGCATCTGCTGGGCCCAGGCGATCGGCGAAAACCAGCTCAGCGCACTGCCGGAGTCAGCGATCACATCGCCGGCGCCGCGGATCAGAACCGCGGCGGCCAGTGCGGCCATCGCCGCGGCCGTCGCGGTGCGGGCCTGCCGCCACATCTGGGCGGTCACCGCCGCGAGTGCCCCGAACACCGTTGCCACCGCGGTGACGCCCAAGCACATCGCCGCGGTGTCGAGGACGGCGAAACCCGTTGCTGCCATTGCCACCATCATGGTGAGGGCCAGGGTCGCGTTGACCGCCGCCATCACGCTGACTGCCGCGGCGGTGCGGGCGTGGCGGCCGACCACCGAGGACAGTACGAGTTCGGCTGCGCCGCTTTCCTCTTCGGCTCGAGAGTGGCGAATCACCGTCAGGATCGC is drawn from Candidatus Mycolicibacterium alkanivorans and contains these coding sequences:
- a CDS encoding methyltransferase family protein, translating into MSFRGLQVPNTLRVALSSLASLVGFMVLLFLPAGTLNYWQGWAFLGTFAAVSLVPTIFLGRLDPATVERRMHAGPTAEKRPVQKAVVVGIIGCFFGMLVVAGFDRRFGWSTVPAAVSVLGDAMVAVGLGMAMLVVFQNRYAAANIVVEEGQPLVTTGLYGIVRHPMYSGSMVMIIGMPLALGSYWGFLVAFAALVLLVIRIVDEEKMLSAELTGYRDYMTKVRYRLVPRAW
- a CDS encoding ABC transporter permease: MTALVGARQHAAPATSSFTGLGALVRFAIRRDRLRLSVWISAPTLMMVYAPNGIRFAYPGEAQRQARVNLLKTPAGIMLGGPMFGGNETDLGAMVANELMLTVIVAASILAILTVIRHSRAEEESGAAELVLSSVVGRHARTAAAVSVMAAVNATLALTMMVAMAATGFAVLDTAAMCLGVTAVATVFGALAAVTAQMWRQARTATAAAMAALAAAVLIRGAGDVIADSGSALSWFSPIAWAQQMRAFVALRWWPLALLLVLAAALIGVAAVLEGRRQYDDAVLASSGEHPGARQVGGVFGLQLVVHRGLTIGWAVGLLVAGAAFGSMTTSLLDAARGNELIARVLSAQGTDGVYTTMTQFLAAATTAYVVTVIVRLSRDEESGLGEAVLAGSVSRWGWLLSAQGAALTGAAVLLACAGFGNGLGAGLTLGEPHTIIRLTLAALAFLPAMAVAAAVAALGVALRHPGLGWLAVTFVIAALYLGGLLRLPRWLIDASPVGRTTAPSSVSVVALSVMTFIAIAITAAAGWLYRRRDVI